Part of the Atribacterota bacterium genome, TTCATTATATTATAATTATCAAATAAAGACTATGATTATTCCTTTATTTAACAAGTCTTCTTTAGCTCTTAAAAATGAATACTTTATTTTTACCCTGATCAACTGTTTGAATTTATCAAGCTATCATATTTAAGACAGATGATTATATAAATAATTACTCTAAGTATTTTTACTAATTTCAATATATTTTTTACAGGCATAATTACTGTTACTGAGTTAAAATTTAGAAATATCCTTGACAAATTCTTATAAATGAAATATTATTTTTTATCGAAACTATATAGAAGGAGCTAATAGAAAATGCCAACTTATGAATATCAATGCAAAGAATGTGGTTGTACATTTGAAAAATTTCAGTCCATTACTGCGAAGCCACTGCAAAAATGTCCAAAATGCAATGGTGAAGTATTTAGACTAATCAGTAAAAATGGTAGTTTTATATTAAAGGGAAGCGGTTATTACAGCACAGATAACAGGAGAAGCCATATTCCAAAAGAAGCTAAGAATTCTACCAGCAAAACAATTAAAAATGTCTCTGGAAAGGATAATATTAAAGAAGAAAAGGCAGCATCTGCAGCAAAGACAAAAAAAGAATCTTCTAATGCTTAATTATTAATTTTTTCCAACTGTTTTTTAGTTTATTTTTTCTTAACATACTTTTCAGCTTATTTACTGTCCTCCTTGCTGCCTCTTCTCCCAATTCAATACATATTTCAGGTTTGCTAAAATCCCACCAATCAATGTGGTTAATTTCGGGAGATATGACAAAATCTGATTTTTCCAGTTGTATTCTCCTTAAAGCTTTTGATGTAATTAAATCAGAACGTATTAATATGTCAATTGCATTGTTATATTTGTTTTTTCTTTTGATATCTCTATTAATATCTGAGGCAATGACAAAATCAGTCCCTGCCTTTTTAACAGGTTCAACAGGTACATTATCAATAATTCCCCCATCAACCAATAATTGATTATTATATTGTACAGGTGGGAAAATACCAGGTATTGCGCAACTTGCCATTATAGCTTTTGTTAATCGACCTTCATTTAAAACTGTCTCTTTTCCGCTAATCAGGTCAGCAGCTATGGCTCTAAAAGGTATTTTAGTTTCATGAAAAGAATATTCGCTAAATATTTCACCTAATACCTTTTCCATATACAATCCATCATTTAGACATACTTTATTTAACTCGGTATGCAGGAAATAACCTTTTCTTATAAATTCAGTCAATCTTCTCCATGGTAATTTTTGTTTCCTATCTCCCTCTGCCTGGTACTTATTAAAATCAAAGTATTTACTATATTGATTCAATTTATTTGCAATTTTTATAGCAATCGTTTTTAATTCCTGACTATTTTTCCATAATGCATAATAAGCGCCAACTACCGATCCAGCCGAGGTTCCGACAATGATATCAATTGGTATTCCTTCTTTTTCTAAAATCCGGATAACTCCAACATGGGCAAGTCCCCTTGCGCCACCTCCGCCTAAAGCTAATCCAATTTTAAAACGCTTTCTATACAATCAACAACTCCCTTTATTCTACACTTAATTTATATCAAAGCATAAATACATTAATCAAACCGGTTTCTCTTCAGCATTTTTTTTTATTAATATTTTTTCGGAAAACTTTTCTAAATCGATAATGTATCTTTCTACTTCTCCTTCTCCAATTTTTTCTATCTCATCGAAGGCTGTTACATGGAAAATTAACCTGTTTTTAAAAATATCCTTTAGCTCAGCTTCAGCGGTCACTGTCATACCTTCAGGTGTAGGAGCTAAATGCTTTATACTGATGGAGCTGCCAACAGTAATGTAACCTGCGGGCAATTTTTTCTTCACGGCTTCTATTGCTGCATTATCCATGAGGGATACTAACATAGGAGTAGCGAAAGAAGGTGGCATGGGTTTTGAAAAATTTTCCGCCATATTTTCAGGCTTTACAACAACCTGAGAAACTCCTTTCATTCCTTTTTCTAAAGCAACTTCAATCATTTTTTTGACCTCCTAATGACAAAAAAATATTCTTATTTCTTAAAAATCTCCTCCTTTTTCTATTATTTATTATACCATAAGAAACATATTTATTTATGTGAATACTGTAAGAAAGGACACGATTATATTTTATAATTAATTTGTTCTAAATTAAAAAAACAAAGAAACTAAAAATTATTATTCATGATAATTTTTAAAGCCAGTTTATAAAAAGTTGATAATATTTTTATGACTATTCCATCTCATAATTTGGTGCTTCTTTAGTGATAATAATATCATGAGGATGTCCTTCCCTTAAACCAGCGTTTGAAATTTTCAGCAAACGACTTTTTTCTTGAAGCTTCTTTATAGTTTTTGAACCACAATATGACATACCTGCTCTCAGCCCACCCATAAGCTGAAGTACACAGCTTGATACTGAACCCTTATACGGAACTCTACCTTCAATACCCTCTGGAACTAATTTAGAGTTTTCGTTATTTTCTTGAAAATACCGGTCCTTGCTTCCTTCTTTCATTGCCCCTACTGAACCCATTCCCCTATATTCCTTATAGCTTCTCCCTTTATAAAGAACAACTTCTCCGGGGCTTTCTTCTGTTCCTGCAAAAAGACTTCCTATCATAACAGAATTTGCTCCAACAGCTAAAGCTTTACATACATCGCCTGAGTAACGAATACCTCCGTCAGCTATAAGTGGAATACCTGATTCTTTACATGCACGTGCGCACTCTTTTATTGCGTATACTTGTGGAACCCCAACCCCGGTTACCACCCTGGTAGTGCAGATAGAACCCGGACCTATCCCAACCTTTATGGCATCAACACCGGCTTCAATTAGTCTTTTTGCTCCTTCATAAGTGGCTACATTTCCACCTATTAATTCCACAGAATATTTGTTTTTAATTTTTTTTATAGTATCAAGCACTCTTTGAGAATCTGCGTGGGCAGTATCAACGGCAATTACATCTGCATGCACTTTTATCATTGCCTCCACTCGTTCAAAAGTGTCTGTAGTTACTCCAACAGCAGCTCCTACCCTCAGACGTCCATTCTCATCCTTACATGCATTGGGGTATTGTCTTACTTTTTCAATATCTTTTATTGTAATAAGTCCCTTTAAAATATAATTCTCATCTACTAAAGGTAATTTCTCTATTCGATTTTGATGTAATATCTTTTTAGCTTCTTCTAATGTCGTTCCTGCTTTACCGGTAATAAGAGGCTCTCTTGTCATAATATCACCAATTGGTATATCCGCATCTTCTAAAAAACGTATATCTCTATTTGTTAAAATACCAACCAATTGATTTTCTTTATTAACAACCGGGATCCCGGATATGTGATACCGCTCCATCAACTCCAGAGCATCAGTGACTCGTTTATCTTCAGTCAGGGATATTGGCTCAACAATTATACCACTTTCTGATCTTTTGACCCTATCTACTTCATGGGCCTGTTCCTCAATACTCATATTTTTATGAATAATGCCAATACCTCCCTCTCTGGCAATGGCAATTGCTAATCTTGATTCAGTAACCTTATCCATTGCTGCGCTGAGCAAAGGTATATTAAGTTTTATGTTTTTAGATAAAACTGTATGCAAATCTATATCTCTTGGAATAAGTTTAGAATTTTGAGGAATTAACAGTACATCATCGAAAGTAAGGCCTTCTTCCTTTATTAATTTTTCTTTCCACATATTTATTATCCCCTTTTTAAAAAATAATAATTTAATTTTAATCTATCTTATATTCTATCTATTTATATGTCAATTATTTAGAAATAAGGAACAATATTGATAAACTAAGAATTTAGATGATAAATAATTTTTAATCCTTTGAGCGTTAAAAGCGGATCAACTATATCAATTGTGCTACAATTATTTCCAATTAATTTTGACAATCCACCGGTAGCTATGACCTGAGGATTTCCTTTTATTTCAGCTTTAAACCGAGAAATAATTTCTTCTGTCAGGCCAATATGCCCTAAGAATATACCAGATTGAATGGCTTGTATGGTATTTTTACCTATAGCCTGACCCGGTCTTATTAGTTCGACCTCCGGCAATTTAGCTGTTTTTTCAAACAAGGCATTACTGGATAATTCTAAACCAGGTGCTATTGCTCCTCCAATATAATTTTTCTCTTTATCGACAGCACAAAATGTTGTAGCAGTCCCATAATCAATAATAATAGCCGGGGTATGATACAAATTACAAACCGCAACAGCATTTACAATCCTGTCAGCGCCAACTTCTTCAGGATAATCTGTTCTTATTTTCATATTGAGATTTATTCCAGAATTTACCAAAATAGGCTTTATATTAAAATAAACCCTGGACATTTTTGTCAAAATCCATATTAATGGTGGAACAACACATGATATTACCACTGCACTAATTTGCTTATATTCTATTTTTTTCTCATTCATTAAGCTAATAAATAATACAGCAAGTTCATCTTCGGTTTTTTTAAAATCAGTAGCAATACGCCAATGTCCGCATAATTCTTCATCTTTATATATTCCAAAATTTGTATGAGTGTTACCGACATCAATTAGTAATAACATAAAACCCTCCTGCTTGATAAGGATATATTTAAAATTCTCAGTTATTTGTCTAATAAATCAAACTTATACTCTTTTATTTTTGATTGCAGACTTCTTCTGCTAATTCCCAGGGCAATAGCAGTCTTTGTCTTGTTCCCGTTATTTTCAACAAGATATTTTTTAATCATCTCTTTTTCCATATCCTTTAGTGTACCACTTTTTTGATTAATACTGCTTTTGTCTAGAAAGTCTATTAAACCTTTTTCTATAACATTCTTGCTGCACATAATCATGGATCTCTCAATTATATTTTCTAATTCTCTTATATTCCCGGGAAAAGAATAATCCATTAGATAAGATAGCGCATCTTTTGAAATACAATCAATTCGCTTATTTAAAATCTGATTATATTTTTTAATGAAATGATTAACCAACAAAGGAATGTCTTCTTTTCTCTCTTTTAGAGGTGGAATATTTATTTGAAAAACATTAAGACGATAAAAAAGATCATCACGAAATTGCTGTTTTGCAACTTCTTTTTGCAAATCTTTATTGGTAGCAGCAACAATCCTTGTGTCAACTTTTATAGTGGTTGAGCTTCCGACTCTTTCAAACTCCTTTTCCTGTACTGCTCTCAATAATTTTGCCTGGGTAAACAGGCTTACCTCCCCAATTTCATCAAGGAAAATTGTTCCTCCATCAGAAATTTCAAACCGGCCAATCCTTCTCGAGTTAGCTCCAGTAAAGGCTCCTTTTTCATGTCCAAACAATTCACTTTCAAGGATGTTTGAAGATAAAGCTACACAATTAGCCACTACAAATGGCTTATCTTTTCTGGTACTGTTTTTGTGAATAGCTCTGGCTACTAATTCCTTTCCCGTACCACTCTCTCCGGTTAACAAAACCGTTGTGGGCATTGGTGCTACCTTTTTTATCATTTTTAAAACTTTCTCTATTGCTGCGCTTTGGCCAATAATTTCTTTGAAATTGAACCTTTTATCTTCTTCTTCGCGGTAATAAAGGTTTTCATTTTTTATTGTATTCTGCTGAATTATTCTTTTTAATGTAATTTTTAACTCATCCAGATCAAATGGTTTCACCAGGTAATCAAAAGCTCCTAATTTCATCGCATTAACTGCTTCAGGGATAGTGCCATAAGCAGACATCATAATAATAGGAATATTTATTTCCAGTTCCTTAATTCTATTAATAACCTGCAGTCCACTCATTTTTGGCATTTTTAGATCCAATAATAAGGCATTAAATTTTTCCTGGCTTATTTTTTGAATTGCGGCTAATCCATTTTCGGCTTCTTCGACTTCATATTTTTCTTGAGATAACACTCTTTTCAGCATCAGCCGGATATTTTCTTCATCATCAACTACTAATACTTTATTCATTTTTTTCTTTACTCCTTATTGGAAGTAATATATCCACTTTAGTGCCCCTATTTTTTTCTGATTCTACCCTTATAATACCTCCATGCATTTCAATAATATTATAGGATATTGAGAGGCCCAATCCATGACCATTATCACGATTAGTAAAAAATGGATCAAAAATATGCGACAAATCTTCTTTCTCAATACCTGTACCATTGTCAGTAATAGTAATTTTTATATTTTCTTTGTTTTTAATATTAATCCCGGATATCATAATAACTATGTCACCACTTATATTTATTGCTTGAATTGAGTTTAAGACAACATTCATTATTGCCTGTTTAATTTTATCCCTATCTCCATATACATAATAATTATTATTGTTTGTTACAAATTGAAAATTTATCTTTTTTTTATTGTTTTCAAGTTGTATTAAATAAATTATTTCTTCAATTAATTTATTTAATGAAAAATTGCTCAAAATTAATCTTTTATTTTTTGAAAAATCAAGGATATTATTAACCAGAAGATTTAACCTGTCTACCTCTTTCAGTATAATATTTAAATCATTTTTTCTTTCATCCGAATCATCAAATGATTGATGTAAAAACTGAGCTAATCCCCTGATAGAACTAAGCGGGTTTCTTATTTCATGTGCTATACCACTGGATAATTTTCCCAAAGATGCTAATCTTTTATTTCTGTTTATCTCTTCTGATAAGGCTTTTATTTGACTTACATCACGTACCAGGATGACCATCCCGTTATAGTCATCATTTTCCTCAGACAGCAAGGAAGTGTTAAACTCTAAAACTTTTTTTACATTATTTTTATTAAGTTCAATTTCTGTTTCAATTTTTTTCTTTTCCTGCAATCCTAATTGATAAATAGATTGATTTCCTATCATTAACGGCAATACCTTGTCTGCCTTTTTCCCAATCACATCTTCCCTTTTTACTTGAAATATCTGTTCACTTTTTTTATTGAATGTTTTGATTATATTATATTCATCTACTGATATTACCCCGCTGTCCATTGTTTCCAACAATTTACTTGTATAATCTTTAATATTTTCCAGAGTCTTTTTTATAATAACGCCTTCCTGATATCTGAAAATAGTATAAATTCCTAAAAGTAAAACTATTAGGATTATAAAATAGTTCAATATTACTCTTTGTTTTATCTGATCATAGCGAGCATAGTTTTTCTCCATATTTATACCAATCAGTAAATATTTATCACGTAAAAAAAGATATCCAAATAAATCAGATGAAAAACGGTCATCAAAATCAAATGGTTTTATTATCTGTAATATTCTCTGTTTTTCAGCATCAATACTTTGAATATAATTAATACTACCCGGGTGTTCTATTTCAATATTATGGTTCATTCTTGCCTCATTGGTACTTAATCGAATATTTCCATTTCTATCAACTATATCTATAAAAGAAATCCCCTCTTTTTGGAATAAATCAAGTACTTCTATCAGTATTTCTCTATCCAGGATAAATTCGGAACCTAAAGTCTGTATTGAAAAAGCAATATTCAGACCCTCAACTCTAGCCAATTCCCATAAATAATTCTTTTCCCTCTGCAATTCATGATTACTTATATATCCTAAAATAAAAACAAGAATAAATATTAGAATAAAAATTAAGGCAATCTTATCCTTTGTCAAAATCTCTTTTAAGTTTCTGTTTTTTCTTTTAAACATAGTTCAAACCAGCAATAATCTTCCTATTATTTCTTAATAAAAAAGAGAACCGGGTTTAACCGGTTCTCTTTTTTATTAATCTCAAGGTGTTCTTTATTCTAATTCCTCTATTTTAATAGGAGCAAAATAGGTGTGTCCATCTCTATAAATAAGCAAGAGAAGCGTATTTCCTGTTTCTAATTCTCTTATTATCTCTTCCCACTGAACAATAGATGACACCTCTTTTCTATTAGCCTCCAAAATAATATCACCAGGTCTTAATCCTATCTCATCTGCTGAGCTTCCAGGTATGACATCGGTAACAATAAGACCTTTGGATTGTGATAATCCTGCATCTCTGGCAATTTCCGGGGTTAGCTCCTCAACCCTTAACCCTGTTTGCTCTGAAAATGTTTTTTCTTTTGTTTCCACTATATCATCTGAAGGCATTTCTGCTATATCAACTGTGAACAATGATTCCTGGCCATTTCTCTTTACCCTTAATTCTGCTTTATCTCCAATCTCTAAAGATCTAATTGTATCCTGTAACTCTTGTGGTGTGTTAACTTCTACATCATTAACAGATACAATAACATCACCTCGGGTAACTCCGGCTTTCTCGGCAGGACTTTCGGCAATCACATCACCTACCAATACACCTTCAGCTTTTTCCAGATTAAATTGTCTGGCAATTTCCTCTGTAACTTCCTGTATATAAACACCTAACCAGGATCTTCTTACTTTTCCTAAATTAATCAAGTCATCAAGGTTACGCTTAGCAACATTTACAGGAATGGCAAACCCAATGCCTTGGGCATAAGGGATAATTGCCGTATTAATCCCAACCACCTCCCCTTCTGTGTTAAGTAGGGGTCCACCACTGTTACCGGGATTAATGGCAGTGTCTGTCTGTATGAGATTCCGGTATTCCTGACCTCCCGAACCTGCGCTAATATCTCTTCCTTTTGCACTTACTACCCCCATTGTAACAGTCTTTTCCAGGCCATAAGGGTTACCGATAGCAATAACAATTTCTCCTACTCTCAGTGATTCAGAATCACCTAATTTCGCAAAAGGCAGTTGGTCATCTGCTTCAATTTTTACTATAGCCATATCACTTGTAATATCAGATCCGATTACCTCTCCAATAAATTCCCGACCATCTGATAAAGTTACATTTATTTCTTCAGCATTATGGACTACGTGTTCGTTTGTCAGGATATGTCCATCATTATCCACAATAAATCCTGAGCCTGCACCTTTTTGCGGAATTCTTCTCCTATATTCTTCAAACTGTTCAAAGAATCTGTCAAAAAATGGATCACTGAATCTATCACCAAAAGGCGATGTCTCTACATATCGTACTACATCAATATTAACAACTGCAGGTCCAACCGTTTCAGCTATTTGTGCAATATCATCACTCAAGGCCTTCAGCCCTGATACCTTTTCCTGAGCAGTAATTATATTCGACACACTTAACAGAAATATCAATAGAAAAAATAGTGATAACAAAATATTTCTATGTTTCTTTAATGTATTTTTTTCTAACATAAATCTTCCCTCCTTAATAAAATTATTTGTAATTATCTTTAAAACATCTTAACAATTTGCCATTTAACTATTATTTGTTATTTTATGAGCACCCAATGGCTCCCGACTATTATAAAAAATACTCTGGCATAAGCAATCATCTCCTCTTCCTTTATAATCCTGGAATTCTTATTATTATAAATAAGCAAAATCTATGCCAGTATCTCTTATATTTTAAAATTTTTTAAATTATTTTTTTTTGAAAATTCAAATAATTACATAGTAAAGCCATTTTATTGTTTAAAATGCTTTATATCTATTTTATAATTTATTTTAAAAGAAATATTTTCAGTCTAATTTCTAATCAAACCTGGAATATTTACCTTATTAAATATAATAATATGGAAATAATTTCCCGGTTATCATATTTCCTATGTGAAAATATTTTACACCCATTACCTGTCAAAATAAATATTTTTACCCGTTGCTGAAAAAGGTATACCCATAACGAAACTGGCATTAATCAACCCCATCTTTTTTGCTACTACACCAGCACGGTACATTATTCTATTATCTATGCTCAATATTCCTGCCATTTTGGCAGCTGAACCAATGGCAATGCCCATATCAAGAATACGAAAAGCACACTGAGGCCCATCATATTCCGGACCAGCATGTTCCTGGCAATCTGCACAATTATCAAATCCACAGGCTCCACAATTAAGACCCGCAGTCTTTGCATTCTTTAAGCCTATCAGCAGTACTGCAGAAGATTTTTTTACATTTTCACCATCACGGTCAAAATTACTTTTATTGTTCTCTACACCATAATTTTTCATTTCCTCGCCTAATTGTTTTACCTCTTCCCCATATAAGGCTTTTATTTCTACAAAATCTTTTCCGGCAGTTTTTGGTGCTGTCCTGGCAGATAACCCCATTAATTCTACCGCATTTCTGATTATAATTTCTGTATTGAAATTCCCTGGTTCATTTTGCATAATATAATTTCTCCTTTACTTTTTCATGGCAGAAATATCAAATTGTTTATTATTGATTTATTAATCTATTATATTATAGTCTACTACTTGAAAGGTTTTCAACTTTCTATTACTAGTCAACAGCCATTTTATTTTAACAGGGAAAGCAAAATCAGGCTTAAGTCTACCATTTTCAATCCAAAACCTTGATCTGAGGTTATTAAACTGACCTTTATTTGCTTTTATAATTAATTCCAAGGGACTATCGACAATATGACATTCTTCAATTTCCTTTATATTTGCTATTTGTATTCTGATTTCTTCCAGCCATTTAGAATCAGGTAATGGATAAATATTAACCAGGGCAATGTTTTTATTCAAAGTACCAACTATTTTTACATTTGCCTTGTCAGCATCAATCCCGGATTTTGAGAGCTTCTCTAATAGCATTTCATTTGCAATGTCAACCGCTACTCCATGATAATTAAAATTAACCAGTGGTTTAAGCAAATGTTTTAATTTGCATCCTTCTCTTTTTTTATTTTCCCCTATTCTGTGAATTTTAATATTCAGATAATCAGCAATATTTTTTATTTCATTTTTTGTACAATAAAATAAGGGGGCAAAATACCCGTCATAATAGGCATATCCATATTTACCCCAACTGTCGCTTTGGTTAGAGCCTGTTAAGATAAGATTGTTTTTAAAACTATTTTTTATCAATCCAAGTTTAATCCTCTTAGTGCATAAATTACAATCAGGTCCACCAGCCATTATTTTTATTTGCTGGTATTGTCCGGAAATGGTGAACAACCTAATCTGTAAATCCCCGGCAATTTTTTTCACATTTTCTCTTGCTTTCCGATACGTATAATTTCCAAAGTCAATATTTACGGCGATTACCTGTTCTCTTTTTAAAGCATACTTCGCCAAATGCAGTACTACTGTGCTATCCATTCCACCGGAAAATGCTATGATTACTCGTTTATTTCCGACTTTATTTCTAATTTCACTAATTATTTGGTCAATTGTACATATTATATCAGACATAATATCATGCTCTGTTTTTTAATTTTTTTATTATTTGCCTCAATTTTATCATCTGAATAGCATTTTACAAATTATAAAAGGGGATAGTTCGTCTTTTAAAACCTATCCCCTTTATAATTATTTAAAATATTTAACTCATTCATTTATAAAACAAAATTTATTTATTGCCGGAATATCTATAAAATAGTTATTGTTATTGTTTCCCTGCAATGTTTTCCAAATATTCAGGCCAGTCATACTTTTTATAGTATCCGCCTTTGATATATTTAAGTACATTAATAAAATCCGGTGATTCTACAAAACCCGGTAATGCAGTAATTCTTTTTTCATCACTATCTAAAAACCAAATGGTTGGATTTGCCCTAACCTGAAAAATATCCATCGATAGCTGTCTTTCTGTTATTTTATTGTTATCTACATTCACATATT contains:
- a CDS encoding zinc ribbon domain-containing protein, producing the protein MPTYEYQCKECGCTFEKFQSITAKPLQKCPKCNGEVFRLISKNGSFILKGSGYYSTDNRRSHIPKEAKNSTSKTIKNVSGKDNIKEEKAASAAKTKKESSNA
- a CDS encoding patatin-like phospholipase family protein, with the protein product MYRKRFKIGLALGGGGARGLAHVGVIRILEKEGIPIDIIVGTSAGSVVGAYYALWKNSQELKTIAIKIANKLNQYSKYFDFNKYQAEGDRKQKLPWRRLTEFIRKGYFLHTELNKVCLNDGLYMEKVLGEIFSEYSFHETKIPFRAIAADLISGKETVLNEGRLTKAIMASCAIPGIFPPVQYNNQLLVDGGIIDNVPVEPVKKAGTDFVIASDINRDIKRKNKYNNAIDILIRSDLITSKALRRIQLEKSDFVISPEINHIDWWDFSKPEICIELGEEAARRTVNKLKSMLRKNKLKNSWKKLIIKH
- a CDS encoding thioesterase family protein, with product MIEVALEKGMKGVSQVVVKPENMAENFSKPMPPSFATPMLVSLMDNAAIEAVKKKLPAGYITVGSSISIKHLAPTPEGMTVTAEAELKDIFKNRLIFHVTAFDEIEKIGEGEVERYIIDLEKFSEKILIKKNAEEKPV
- the guaB gene encoding IMP dehydrogenase, translated to MWKEKLIKEEGLTFDDVLLIPQNSKLIPRDIDLHTVLSKNIKLNIPLLSAAMDKVTESRLAIAIAREGGIGIIHKNMSIEEQAHEVDRVKRSESGIIVEPISLTEDKRVTDALELMERYHISGIPVVNKENQLVGILTNRDIRFLEDADIPIGDIMTREPLITGKAGTTLEEAKKILHQNRIEKLPLVDENYILKGLITIKDIEKVRQYPNACKDENGRLRVGAAVGVTTDTFERVEAMIKVHADVIAVDTAHADSQRVLDTIKKIKNKYSVELIGGNVATYEGAKRLIEAGVDAIKVGIGPGSICTTRVVTGVGVPQVYAIKECARACKESGIPLIADGGIRYSGDVCKALAVGANSVMIGSLFAGTEESPGEVVLYKGRSYKEYRGMGSVGAMKEGSKDRYFQENNENSKLVPEGIEGRVPYKGSVSSCVLQLMGGLRAGMSYCGSKTIKKLQEKSRLLKISNAGLREGHPHDIIITKEAPNYEME
- a CDS encoding type III pantothenate kinase; this translates as MLLLIDVGNTHTNFGIYKDEELCGHWRIATDFKKTEDELAVLFISLMNEKKIEYKQISAVVISCVVPPLIWILTKMSRVYFNIKPILVNSGINLNMKIRTDYPEEVGADRIVNAVAVCNLYHTPAIIIDYGTATTFCAVDKEKNYIGGAIAPGLELSSNALFEKTAKLPEVELIRPGQAIGKNTIQAIQSGIFLGHIGLTEEIISRFKAEIKGNPQVIATGGLSKLIGNNCSTIDIVDPLLTLKGLKIIYHLNS
- a CDS encoding sigma-54 dependent transcriptional regulator, with protein sequence MNKVLVVDDEENIRLMLKRVLSQEKYEVEEAENGLAAIQKISQEKFNALLLDLKMPKMSGLQVINRIKELEINIPIIMMSAYGTIPEAVNAMKLGAFDYLVKPFDLDELKITLKRIIQQNTIKNENLYYREEEDKRFNFKEIIGQSAAIEKVLKMIKKVAPMPTTVLLTGESGTGKELVARAIHKNSTRKDKPFVVANCVALSSNILESELFGHEKGAFTGANSRRIGRFEISDGGTIFLDEIGEVSLFTQAKLLRAVQEKEFERVGSSTTIKVDTRIVAATNKDLQKEVAKQQFRDDLFYRLNVFQINIPPLKERKEDIPLLVNHFIKKYNQILNKRIDCISKDALSYLMDYSFPGNIRELENIIERSMIMCSKNVIEKGLIDFLDKSSINQKSGTLKDMEKEMIKKYLVENNGNKTKTAIALGISRRSLQSKIKEYKFDLLDK
- a CDS encoding ATP-binding protein yields the protein MFKRKNRNLKEILTKDKIALIFILIFILVFILGYISNHELQREKNYLWELARVEGLNIAFSIQTLGSEFILDREILIEVLDLFQKEGISFIDIVDRNGNIRLSTNEARMNHNIEIEHPGSINYIQSIDAEKQRILQIIKPFDFDDRFSSDLFGYLFLRDKYLLIGINMEKNYARYDQIKQRVILNYFIILIVLLLGIYTIFRYQEGVIIKKTLENIKDYTSKLLETMDSGVISVDEYNIIKTFNKKSEQIFQVKREDVIGKKADKVLPLMIGNQSIYQLGLQEKKKIETEIELNKNNVKKVLEFNTSLLSEENDDYNGMVILVRDVSQIKALSEEINRNKRLASLGKLSSGIAHEIRNPLSSIRGLAQFLHQSFDDSDERKNDLNIILKEVDRLNLLVNNILDFSKNKRLILSNFSLNKLIEEIIYLIQLENNKKKINFQFVTNNNNYYVYGDRDKIKQAIMNVVLNSIQAINISGDIVIMISGINIKNKENIKITITDNGTGIEKEDLSHIFDPFFTNRDNGHGLGLSISYNIIEMHGGIIRVESEKNRGTKVDILLPIRSKEKNE
- a CDS encoding Do family serine endopeptidase, with protein sequence MLEKNTLKKHRNILLSLFFLLIFLLSVSNIITAQEKVSGLKALSDDIAQIAETVGPAVVNIDVVRYVETSPFGDRFSDPFFDRFFEQFEEYRRRIPQKGAGSGFIVDNDGHILTNEHVVHNAEEINVTLSDGREFIGEVIGSDITSDMAIVKIEADDQLPFAKLGDSESLRVGEIVIAIGNPYGLEKTVTMGVVSAKGRDISAGSGGQEYRNLIQTDTAINPGNSGGPLLNTEGEVVGINTAIIPYAQGIGFAIPVNVAKRNLDDLINLGKVRRSWLGVYIQEVTEEIARQFNLEKAEGVLVGDVIAESPAEKAGVTRGDVIVSVNDVEVNTPQELQDTIRSLEIGDKAELRVKRNGQESLFTVDIAEMPSDDIVETKEKTFSEQTGLRVEELTPEIARDAGLSQSKGLIVTDVIPGSSADEIGLRPGDIILEANRKEVSSIVQWEEIIRELETGNTLLLLIYRDGHTYFAPIKIEELE
- a CDS encoding DUF2148 domain-containing protein → MQNEPGNFNTEIIIRNAVELMGLSARTAPKTAGKDFVEIKALYGEEVKQLGEEMKNYGVENNKSNFDRDGENVKKSSAVLLIGLKNAKTAGLNCGACGFDNCADCQEHAGPEYDGPQCAFRILDMGIAIGSAAKMAGILSIDNRIMYRAGVVAKKMGLINASFVMGIPFSATGKNIYFDR
- a CDS encoding 7-cyano-7-deazaguanine synthase, whose product is MSDIICTIDQIISEIRNKVGNKRVIIAFSGGMDSTVVLHLAKYALKREQVIAVNIDFGNYTYRKARENVKKIAGDLQIRLFTISGQYQQIKIMAGGPDCNLCTKRIKLGLIKNSFKNNLILTGSNQSDSWGKYGYAYYDGYFAPLFYCTKNEIKNIADYLNIKIHRIGENKKREGCKLKHLLKPLVNFNYHGVAVDIANEMLLEKLSKSGIDADKANVKIVGTLNKNIALVNIYPLPDSKWLEEIRIQIANIKEIEECHIVDSPLELIIKANKGQFNNLRSRFWIENGRLKPDFAFPVKIKWLLTSNRKLKTFQVVDYNIID